One Pseudomonadales bacterium genomic region harbors:
- the phoR gene encoding phosphate regulon sensor histidine kinase PhoR: MNFNPATELRHLTILLLSSLVIGWLLNAVSLVVAFALGGYIFWNLRQLFRLYDWLKNTDPTDPPNSHGLWGAVFDEIYKLQQRQLKYRARLKRVIKRFRDSTYALKDGFVMLDREGAIEWWNPAAERLLGLESPADVNQLITNLIRDPAFKDYFDSDDYTKELELPAPVNDKITLQYQIAFFGKQERLIIVRDITELKKLEQVRTDFVANMSHELRTPLTVLNGYLETLADNSDQIPPMWLRAAANMRQQTERMKLLVKDLLTLSKLETRSVDNSLHLVDMNTLLSRVQKDLKPMIEEKNQSLVLHLDSDEQLLGNREELYSLLSNLVVNASKYSPRNSHIEIKWFTNASGGCLSVKDNGVGIDSKEIPRLTERFYRVDKGRSGDSGGTGLGLAIAKHILINHDAHLDIESVPGKGSLFTCKFPPHRLSAPTQTAANS; encoded by the coding sequence CTGGCTGCTGAATGCGGTCAGTCTTGTTGTTGCATTCGCCTTAGGCGGCTATATTTTTTGGAATCTCCGACAACTATTCCGCCTTTACGATTGGCTAAAAAATACTGACCCGACCGACCCGCCTAATAGTCATGGACTTTGGGGTGCTGTTTTCGATGAAATCTACAAATTACAGCAACGTCAATTGAAATACCGGGCGCGTTTAAAACGGGTTATCAAACGCTTCAGGGATTCCACCTATGCCCTAAAAGACGGTTTTGTGATGCTCGACCGCGAAGGCGCTATCGAATGGTGGAACCCAGCGGCAGAACGACTATTGGGCCTGGAGTCGCCCGCCGACGTGAACCAGTTAATTACCAACCTCATCCGTGACCCTGCCTTTAAGGATTATTTCGACAGTGATGATTATACCAAGGAACTGGAACTGCCTGCTCCCGTCAATGATAAGATAACGTTGCAATACCAAATAGCATTCTTTGGCAAACAGGAACGCTTGATTATTGTGCGCGATATCACCGAATTGAAAAAACTGGAGCAAGTGCGTACCGATTTTGTCGCCAACATGTCGCATGAATTGCGTACGCCATTAACCGTGTTGAATGGCTACCTGGAAACCCTTGCCGATAATAGTGACCAAATACCCCCGATGTGGTTGCGCGCAGCCGCCAATATGCGCCAGCAAACCGAACGCATGAAACTTTTGGTAAAGGATCTCTTAACCCTCTCGAAACTTGAAACCCGCAGCGTAGACAACAGCCTGCATCTGGTTGATATGAACACCCTGTTAAGCCGTGTTCAAAAAGACTTAAAGCCGATGATTGAAGAGAAAAACCAATCTCTCGTTCTTCACCTTGACTCCGATGAGCAATTGCTCGGCAACCGCGAGGAACTTTATAGTCTACTTTCCAATCTGGTGGTAAACGCAAGTAAATATTCGCCCCGGAATAGCCATATCGAAATTAAATGGTTCACTAATGCCTCTGGCGGCTGCCTGTCTGTGAAAGACAATGGCGTCGGCATTGATAGCAAAGAAATTCCTAGACTCACCGAGCGTTTCTACCGCGTCGATAAAGGAAGAAGCGGGGACAGTGGCGGCACTGGTTTGGGGTTAGCGATAGCCAAGCATATTCTGATCAACCATGACGCCCACTTGGATATTGAAAGCGTGCCCGGCAAAGGCAGTCTCTTTACCTGCAAATTCCCCCCTCACCGCCTCTCGGCACCGACCCAAACAGCAGCAAACTCTTAG
- a CDS encoding SlyX family protein: MNDDRLVDIETKVAYQEDTVQALNDALCQQQRRIDQLALQLKVLAEKMGDLAVAREGEKQEQEIPPHY, translated from the coding sequence ATGAATGATGACAGGTTGGTGGATATTGAAACCAAGGTTGCTTACCAGGAAGACACCGTACAGGCTTTAAACGATGCCCTTTGTCAGCAGCAGCGCCGTATCGACCAGCTGGCGTTACAGCTTAAAGTGTTAGCTGAAAAAATGGGTGATCTCGCCGTCGCACGGGAGGGAGAAAAGCAAGAGCAGGAAATTCCACCGCATTATTAA
- a CDS encoding tRNA 5-hydroxyuridine modification protein YegQ — translation MKPELLSPAGTLKSMRYALAYGADAVYAGQPRYSLRVRNNEFNHLDIMADAVAEAHQAGKQFYIASNISPHNNKVRSYLRDMEAVIDMRPDALIMSDPGLIMLVRDKWPDMPVHLSVQANAVNFATVQFWGKQGVSRVILSRELSLDEVAEIRQECPEMEVEVFVHGALCIAYSGRCLLSGYMNHRDPNQGACTNACRWKYQAHEAKETETGDIVPLNAVQAMEPEEGADEPVMLLQEQGRPDELMPAFEDEHGTYIMNSKDLRAVQHVPRFVEMGVHSLKIEGRTKSHYYVARTAQVYRHAIDSAVAGEAFDMGLMTELDHLANRGYTEGFYRRHVPQDYQNYDQGVSANPNQQFVGEVTQADVDSGWITVAVKNRFEKGDTLELITPQGNHLFNLAALENKRGEAIAAAPGSGHVVRIPLPESLYLAEDGGYAMLMRYL, via the coding sequence ATGAAACCGGAACTCTTGTCGCCAGCAGGCACCCTGAAAAGTATGCGCTATGCATTGGCATATGGTGCGGATGCGGTTTATGCGGGACAGCCGCGCTATAGCTTACGGGTGCGTAACAACGAGTTTAACCACCTGGATATTATGGCCGATGCGGTTGCCGAGGCGCATCAGGCAGGCAAGCAATTCTATATCGCCAGCAATATTTCACCTCACAATAATAAGGTGCGTAGTTATCTGCGTGATATGGAGGCGGTGATCGACATGCGGCCGGACGCGTTGATTATGTCCGACCCTGGTTTAATCATGCTGGTTCGGGATAAGTGGCCGGACATGCCGGTACATTTGTCGGTGCAAGCCAATGCCGTGAATTTTGCCACCGTTCAGTTCTGGGGTAAGCAGGGTGTGAGCCGTGTGATTCTATCGCGTGAATTATCCTTGGATGAAGTTGCCGAGATTCGGCAAGAGTGTCCCGAAATGGAAGTTGAGGTATTTGTGCATGGCGCGCTTTGTATCGCTTATTCAGGGCGTTGCCTGTTATCCGGTTACATGAATCATCGTGATCCGAATCAAGGTGCCTGTACCAATGCCTGTCGCTGGAAATATCAGGCGCATGAAGCTAAGGAAACAGAAACTGGTGATATCGTACCGTTAAACGCGGTACAGGCAATGGAGCCGGAGGAGGGTGCCGATGAACCCGTCATGTTGTTACAAGAACAAGGAAGACCGGATGAGCTGATGCCCGCCTTTGAGGATGAGCATGGTACTTATATCATGAATTCCAAGGATCTGCGTGCAGTGCAGCATGTGCCGCGTTTTGTCGAAATGGGTGTGCATTCTTTAAAGATTGAAGGCCGCACCAAGTCCCATTACTACGTGGCACGTACTGCGCAGGTGTATCGACATGCCATTGACAGTGCAGTGGCAGGCGAAGCCTTTGATATGGGGCTGATGACTGAGCTTGATCATCTTGCCAACCGTGGTTATACAGAAGGTTTTTATCGTCGCCATGTACCCCAGGATTATCAGAATTATGATCAGGGTGTGTCGGCAAATCCTAATCAACAGTTTGTCGGTGAAGTTACCCAGGCGGATGTCGATAGTGGTTGGATTACCGTAGCTGTAAAAAACCGATTTGAAAAGGGTGATACGCTGGAGCTCATTACGCCCCAGGGCAACCATCTATTTAATCTTGCCGCACTGGAAAATAAACGTGGGGAAGCCATTGCCGCCGCACCGGGGTCGGGTCATGTGGTACGAATTCCCTTGCCTGAGTCATTGTATTTGGCTGAAGATGGCGGTTATGCGATGTTAATGCGTTATCTATAA